The following DNA comes from Bacillus sp. 2205SS5-2.
AGCAAGTAGGTTCTGTTGAAGTCCCCCAAGAAGCGTTTATGGCTGTCCTAAATTTAGATGACAATTCAAATAAGTAGCCTTGCTACTAGAGTTAGTGTATCTTGATGAAATAAACGAAAAAAATTATGACCGTTTGTTTCTAACTAGCAGAAGCAAGCCTGAATTGAAAGAACCAACCAATAAGAAAAAATGGAGGGGGAGAGCAAAAGCTTGTACCCCTTTTTTCTATGCAACACAATTAATATATTCAAGAGAGAGGGAAGAGAATGGTTTCTGCTGCTTATATTCATATTCCGTTTTGTGAACATATTTGTCATTACTGCGATTTTAATAAAGTATTTTTAAAAGGGCAGCCGGTTGATGAATATTTACATTTTTTAGACCAAGAGATAAAAGTAACACTTGAACAATTTCCAACGGAGGATATTCAAACGATTTTTGTGGGTGGTGGTACTCCTACTTCTTTAAGTTCCAAACAGTTGGATATTCTTTGTAGCAGCATTCGCAATCATTTACCTTACCAAAGGGGAGAATTCACATTTGAAGCGAATCCAGGAGACTTATCAAAAGAAAAATTAGAGGTTTTACGTTCGAATGGAGTCAATCGCCTTAGCTTTGGTGTTCAGTCTTTTAACAATGACTTATTAAGAAAAATCGGTCGTACCCATACCGCTGAAGAAGTGTATACCTCAATCGCCACGGCAAAAGAAACCGGATTTGAAAATATTAGCATTGATTTAATTTATAGCTTACCGACTCAAACCATTTCAGATTTTGAAGAAACTTTAGATGCGGCACTAGCTTTAGATCTTCCTCATTATTCGAGTTATTCACTAATTATTGAACCCAAAACCATCTTTTATAATTTAATGCAAAAAGGCCAACTGCCACTACCAGGACAGGATAAAGAAGCAGATATGTTTGAATTATTGATGAAAAAAATGGATAATTACGGATTGAAGCAGTATGAAATTAGTAATTTTGCGAAACCAGGCTTTGAGAGTAAACATAATCTTGTGTATTGGAATAATGAGGAATATTACGGTTTTGGTGCAGGTTCTCATGGTTATATGGCAGGAGTAAGACGGGCAAACTATGGACCATTAAGAAAATATATGCAACCATTACAAGAAAATAAACTACCTTTCATTGAAGAAATTCCGGTGTCCAAAAAGGAGAAAATGGAGGAAGAAATGTTCCTCGGATTGAGGAAAATGGAAGGGGTATCTCGTGAAAACTTCCTAATAAAATACGAAATAGATCTCTACGACGTGTTTTCAGCCGCAATGATAGATTTAACTAAGAAAGAACTCATTGAAGACAACTCTGGCTGGGTTCGGTTGACGAACAAAGGAAAGTTTTTAGGGAATGAAGTGTTCCAATCTTTTTTACAATAAGGTAAAACCATTGACAGGGGTTTGTCATTTTGATAATTTATTATTAGATTTAGCACTCGTTGTTAAAGAGTGCTAACAGAGGTGATAAATAATGTTGACGGATCGACAACTTTTGATTTTACAAATAATCATTGATGACTTTATCCGCTCTGCTCAACCAGTGGGATCAAGAAGTTTGTCAAAAAAAGAGGACATTGTATTTAGCTCTGCAACCATTCGCAATGAAATGGCTGATTTAGAAGAGTTAGGATTCATTGAGAAACCACATACCTCTTCTGGACGGATTCCTTCTGAAAAAGGGTATCGATATTATGTTGACCATTTGCTTTCTCCTCACACTTTGAACAAACAAGATATGCAAAAAATCCAATCGGTCTTTGCGGAAAGAATTTTCGAGATGGAAAATGTAGTGCAGAAATCTGCAGGTATTCTTTCCGAATTAACCAATTATACAACTATAGCTCTTGGTTCCTTAGTCCGTGAAAATAGAGTGAAAAAACTCCAAATCATTCCGTTAAATCAGGAAACGGCTATCGCGATAATCGTCACGGATACAGGCCATGTAGAAAACAAAATGTTTACACTTCCACCAGGAATTGATTCAAGTGATCTAGAAAAAATGGCGAACATCCTAAATGAACGACTTATTGGTATACCACTTGTGGAATTACATGACAAGATTTATAAGGAAGTAGCTGTTTTGCTGAAGCAACATATTCAGAGATATGATCTGGTGCTCCTATCTATTTCAGACGCTTTGAATTTACCGTCAAATGAAAAACTGTATTTTGGTGGCAAAACGAATATGCTAAATCAGCCAGAATTTCATGATTTAAATAAAGTGAAAAAGCTATTGCATATGATTGAGCATGAACAAGGGATCTATAAGTTGATTTCTCAGCTTCCAAATGGGATTCAAGTGAAAATCGGCAAAGAAAATGACTCTCTAGTAATGGAAGATTGTAGTCTTATATCAGCTTCTTTCTCAGTTGGAAGCAATCAAGTTGGGACTATTGCCATATTAGGTCCAACACGGATGGAATATTCGCGAGTAATTAGTCTGTTAAACTTTATCACTACGGATATGTCTAAAGCTTTAACCAAGCTGTATCAAAGCGAATGAGACTGGCCATATTGGTAAAGATAAGTCGATGGATGTTTTGACAATATTCTCAAAACAACAGAGAATTATTGGTGGGGGCGAATTCTGGTTTTTTATCCTTTCAAGGAGGTGATACACATGAATGAAGAAACTAAAAATGAACAACCACTAGAAGAAGTTGAGGTCGAAACAGAAGTAGTTGAACCCATCTTTGATGAAACAGAGGAAGCGGGTAAAGCTGAAGGTCTCTCTTCAAAAGTGAGCGAATTAGAAGAAAAGCTAGTAGATGAAGAAACACGTTATCTTCGACTTCGTGCCGACTTTGATAATTTCCGTCGCCGAGTGAACTTAGATCGTGAGGCGAGTGAAAAATATAGAGCACAAAGTGTCATTTCTGATATTCTTCCAGCCCTTGACAACTTTGAGCGTGCGTTAAACTTGGAACCGGATAACGAACAAACCAAAACTCTTTTGCAGGGAATGGACATGGTCTATCGCAGTCTAACAGATGCTTTAACGAAAGAAGGCTTAACAGCGATTCAAGCTGTCGACCAACCATTTGACCCGAATTTACATCAAGCGGTCATGCAAGTAGAAGACACAGAAAAAGAAAGCAATATTGTGCTTGAAGAGTTCCAAAAAGGGTATAAACTGAAAGATAGAGTACTTCGACCAGCGATGGTAAAAGTAAATCAATAATTACATAGAGATATGAAGGAGGAAAAAACATGAGCAAAATTATCGGTATTGACTTAGGAACAACAAACTCATGTGTTGCAGTCCTAGAGGGTGGAGAACCAAAAGTAATTCCAAATCCTGAAGGTGGACGTACAACACCATCTGTTGTTGCATTTAAAAATGGTGAAAAGCAAGTAGGGGAAGTTGCGAAGCGTCAAGCGATTACAAACCCAAATACGATTATTTCTGTTAAACGTCATATGGGAACAAGTCATAAAATTGAAGCAGAAGGAAAAGAGTATACACCTCAAGAAATTTCTGCGTTAATTCTGCAATATATCAAAGGATATGCAGAAGATTACTTAGGAGAAACCGTTGAAAAAGCGGTTATTACAGTTCCTGCTTACTTCAATGATGCTGAACGTCAAGCAACGAAAGACGCTGGTAAAATTGCTGGATTAGAAGTAGAAAGAATCATTAACGAACCAACAGCGGCAGCTCTAGCCTATGGTTTAGACAAAATGGATGAAGATCAAACAATCCTTGTGTATGACCTTGGTGGTGGAACGTTTGACGTATCTATTCTAGAACTTGGAGATGGCGTTTTTGAAGTACGCTCAACAGCTGGTGATAATCGCCTAGGTGGAGATGACTTTGACCAAGTGATTATCGATTTCTTGGTTGAGGACTTCAAAAAGGACAACGGAATTGATTTATCTAAAGATAAAATGGCTCTACAACGTTTAAAAGATGCTGCTGAAAAAGCGAAAAAAGACCTTTCAGGAGTGGCTTCTACTCAAATTTCATTGCCATTTATTACAGCTGGAGAAGCGGGACCACTTCATTTAGAAGTAACGCTCTCTCGTGCTAAATTTGAAGAGTTAGCTGCAGATTTAGTTGAGCGTACAATGGTTCCAACTCGTCAGGCGCTTAAAGATGCTGGTCTTTCAGCTTCAGAGCTTGATAAAGTAATCTTGGTGGGTGGATCAACTCGTATCCCAGCTGTTCAAGAAGCCATTAAAAAAGCAACAGGAAAAGAACCACATCGTGGCGTTAACCCAGATGAAGTAGTAGCGATGGGTGCAGCTATCCAAGGTGGAGTACTTACAGGTGACGTGAAAGACGTTGTGTTACTAGACGTGACTCCACTATCACTTGGTATTGAGACAATGGGTGGCGTATTCACAAAATTAATTGATCGTAATACGACAATTCCAACATCTAAACAACAAGTGTTCTCAACTGCAGCTGATAATCAAACTGCCGTAGACATTCATGTTTTACAAGGTGAGCGCCCAATGGCGAATGATAATAAAACGCTTGGACGATTCCAACTTGCTGATATCCCGCCAGCACCACGCGGTGTACCTCAGGTAGAAGTGAAATTCGATATCGATAAAAATGGTATCGTGAACGTAACGGCAAAAGACCTTGGCACAGGAAAAGAGCAAAACATAACGATCAAGTCATCATCAGGTCTTTCAGAAGACGAAATCGAGCGCATGGTTAAAGAAGCTGAAGAAAATGCAGATGCGGATAAAGCTCGTAAAGAAGAAGTAGAACTTCGTAACGAAGCAGATCAACTAGTGTTTACAACAGAAAAAACACTTAAAGATCTTGAAGGTAAAGTGGAAGAAGAAGAAGTGAAAAAAGCAGAAGAAGCAAAAGAAGCCCTAAAAGCAGCGATTGAGAAAAATGAATTAGCTGAAATTCGTGAAAAGAAAGATACTCTTCAAGAAATTGTTCAAGCTCTTTCAATGAAGTTATACGAAGAAGCTGCTCAACAAGCTCAAGGTGCTGAAGGTGCTGAAGAAGGCAAAAAAGACGATAATGTGGTCGATGCAGACTTTGAAGAAGTAAACGACGATAAATAAGATTGGCTGACAAAATAAAAAGTCAAAGTCAGGAAGTTCTTGACTTTGGCTTTTTGTTTAGGAAAAGCTCATTTCGTATACATTTTGGCTCTTTAGTCTAATTTTAGATGGAATCCTCCAATTTGCAGTTGATACCCATCAAAGATAGACGAAAAGGTACCCGGAAACGAAGCGATATCACCGTTTATAGACTGAATCGAAGAACAAAATCTTTGCGAAAACAGCCTTAGGAAAAAAGTGGAAGAGGTAGTCACTTCAGCAGGGAGTCTTATCAAGCTGCAGTGGCTAAGGACTCGGGCATTTGTCAGCCCACTGCGTGAATCAAGATTCACTACGTGTTCTGCCAGATGCCTACCGTCCTAAAACAGCCACTTTCGCTTTTAGTCTTATCAAGCTGCAGTGGCTAAGGACTCGGGCATTTGTCAGCCCACTGCGTGAATCAAGATTCACTACGTGTTCTGTCAGATGCCTACCGTCCTAAAACAGCCACTTTCGCTTTTAGTCTTGATATTATTTTTTTTTGTGTGTTAAAATAACCTTTATGCGAAACGAAACGGGAGTGTTGGTCTGATGAGTAAAAGGGATTATTACGAAGTATTAGGTTTGGGGAAAAGTGCTTCTCAAGATGAGATTAAAAAATCATATCGAAAACTCTCTAAAAAGTTCCATCCAGACATCAATAAAGAAGCGGATGCAAACGAGAAGTTTAAAGAAGTGAAAGATGCTTATGAAACGTTGAGTGATGAGCAAAAGCGCGCTCACTATGATCGCTATGGTCATACTGATCCAAATCAAGGGTTTGGTGGCGGAGGAGCTGCCGGTTTTGGCGGTTTTGAAGATATCTTTAATTCATTCTTCGGTGGTGGAGGCGGAAGACGCCGTGATCCTAATGCCCCACGTCAGGGAGCAGATCTTCAGTATACAATGACGTTAAGCTTTGAAGAAGCGGCTTTTGGGAAAGACACTGAAATAGATATACCAAATGAAGAAACGTGTGAAACTTGTAAGGGGAACGGCGCTAAACCAGGAACTAAGCCAGAAACATGTTCTCATTGTCAAGGAACAGGTCAATTAAATGTAGAACAAGATACGCCATTTGGTCGAATTGTTAATCGTCGGGTATGTAACCATTGCGATGGAACAGGACAAACGATTAAGCATAAATGTTCTACTTGTGGTGGAAAAGGAAAAGTAAGGAAACGCCGTAAAATTAGTGTGAAAGTGCCAGCAGGAATTGATGATGGTCAACAACTTCGTGTTACAGGTCAAGGTGAACCTGGAGTGAACGGAGGACCGGCCGGGGATTTATATGTGGTATTCCATGTAAGAACGCATGATTTCTTTGAACGAGATGGTGACGATATTTATTGTGAAATGCCTTTACATTTTTCTCAAGCAACGCTAGGTGACGAAATTCAAGTACCGACTCTTCATGGAAAAGTGAAGTTAAAAGTGCCAGCAGGAACGCAAACAGGCACACGTTTCCGCCTAAAAGGTAAAGGTGTACCAAATGTTAGAGGATACGGGCAAGGTGACCAGCACGTGATTGTGAAAGTTGTTACGCCAACCAAATTATCAGATAAACAAAAATCTTTATTGCGTGAGTTTGCTGATATCAGTGGCGGAATGCCCGATGAGCAGCATCACAGTATTTTTGACAAAGTAAAACGTGCCTTCAAAGGTGAATAATTGAAATGGAGTTGGTAGAGCAATGAAGTGGTCTGAAATTAGTATTCATACGACTAACGAAGCAATTGAACCGGTTTCCAATATATTGCATGAAGCAGGTGCAAGTGGAGTCGTGATTGAAGATCCGTTTGAACTTGTCAAGGAAAGAGAAGATCAGTTTGGAGAGCTCTACCAGCTCAATCCTGATGATTATCCCGAAGAAGGGGTTATGGTAAAAGCGTATTTACCTGTTAATAGCTTTCTAGGTGAGACGATTGAAGAAATTAAGCTCTCTGTTAATAACTTAATGTCTTATGATATTGATATTGGTCTTAACAAAGTTGAAATTTCTGAAATAAATGAAGAAGATTGG
Coding sequences within:
- the hemW gene encoding radical SAM family heme chaperone HemW, whose amino-acid sequence is MVSAAYIHIPFCEHICHYCDFNKVFLKGQPVDEYLHFLDQEIKVTLEQFPTEDIQTIFVGGGTPTSLSSKQLDILCSSIRNHLPYQRGEFTFEANPGDLSKEKLEVLRSNGVNRLSFGVQSFNNDLLRKIGRTHTAEEVYTSIATAKETGFENISIDLIYSLPTQTISDFEETLDAALALDLPHYSSYSLIIEPKTIFYNLMQKGQLPLPGQDKEADMFELLMKKMDNYGLKQYEISNFAKPGFESKHNLVYWNNEEYYGFGAGSHGYMAGVRRANYGPLRKYMQPLQENKLPFIEEIPVSKKEKMEEEMFLGLRKMEGVSRENFLIKYEIDLYDVFSAAMIDLTKKELIEDNSGWVRLTNKGKFLGNEVFQSFLQ
- the hrcA gene encoding heat-inducible transcriptional repressor HrcA, whose amino-acid sequence is MLTDRQLLILQIIIDDFIRSAQPVGSRSLSKKEDIVFSSATIRNEMADLEELGFIEKPHTSSGRIPSEKGYRYYVDHLLSPHTLNKQDMQKIQSVFAERIFEMENVVQKSAGILSELTNYTTIALGSLVRENRVKKLQIIPLNQETAIAIIVTDTGHVENKMFTLPPGIDSSDLEKMANILNERLIGIPLVELHDKIYKEVAVLLKQHIQRYDLVLLSISDALNLPSNEKLYFGGKTNMLNQPEFHDLNKVKKLLHMIEHEQGIYKLISQLPNGIQVKIGKENDSLVMEDCSLISASFSVGSNQVGTIAILGPTRMEYSRVISLLNFITTDMSKALTKLYQSE
- the grpE gene encoding nucleotide exchange factor GrpE; translation: MNEETKNEQPLEEVEVETEVVEPIFDETEEAGKAEGLSSKVSELEEKLVDEETRYLRLRADFDNFRRRVNLDREASEKYRAQSVISDILPALDNFERALNLEPDNEQTKTLLQGMDMVYRSLTDALTKEGLTAIQAVDQPFDPNLHQAVMQVEDTEKESNIVLEEFQKGYKLKDRVLRPAMVKVNQ
- the dnaK gene encoding molecular chaperone DnaK; the encoded protein is MSKIIGIDLGTTNSCVAVLEGGEPKVIPNPEGGRTTPSVVAFKNGEKQVGEVAKRQAITNPNTIISVKRHMGTSHKIEAEGKEYTPQEISALILQYIKGYAEDYLGETVEKAVITVPAYFNDAERQATKDAGKIAGLEVERIINEPTAAALAYGLDKMDEDQTILVYDLGGGTFDVSILELGDGVFEVRSTAGDNRLGGDDFDQVIIDFLVEDFKKDNGIDLSKDKMALQRLKDAAEKAKKDLSGVASTQISLPFITAGEAGPLHLEVTLSRAKFEELAADLVERTMVPTRQALKDAGLSASELDKVILVGGSTRIPAVQEAIKKATGKEPHRGVNPDEVVAMGAAIQGGVLTGDVKDVVLLDVTPLSLGIETMGGVFTKLIDRNTTIPTSKQQVFSTAADNQTAVDIHVLQGERPMANDNKTLGRFQLADIPPAPRGVPQVEVKFDIDKNGIVNVTAKDLGTGKEQNITIKSSSGLSEDEIERMVKEAEENADADKARKEEVELRNEADQLVFTTEKTLKDLEGKVEEEEVKKAEEAKEALKAAIEKNELAEIREKKDTLQEIVQALSMKLYEEAAQQAQGAEGAEEGKKDDNVVDADFEEVNDDK
- the dnaJ gene encoding molecular chaperone DnaJ, whose translation is MSKRDYYEVLGLGKSASQDEIKKSYRKLSKKFHPDINKEADANEKFKEVKDAYETLSDEQKRAHYDRYGHTDPNQGFGGGGAAGFGGFEDIFNSFFGGGGGRRRDPNAPRQGADLQYTMTLSFEEAAFGKDTEIDIPNEETCETCKGNGAKPGTKPETCSHCQGTGQLNVEQDTPFGRIVNRRVCNHCDGTGQTIKHKCSTCGGKGKVRKRRKISVKVPAGIDDGQQLRVTGQGEPGVNGGPAGDLYVVFHVRTHDFFERDGDDIYCEMPLHFSQATLGDEIQVPTLHGKVKLKVPAGTQTGTRFRLKGKGVPNVRGYGQGDQHVIVKVVTPTKLSDKQKSLLREFADISGGMPDEQHHSIFDKVKRAFKGE